Proteins found in one Alicyclobacillus cycloheptanicus genomic segment:
- a CDS encoding LLM class flavin-dependent oxidoreductase: MQLSILDQSPISIGGTARQAIQETVRLAQAAEQLGFHRFWVSEHHDAPSLAGSTPEVLLSHLGAKTNRIRIGSGGVMLPHYSAYKVAENFRMLEALYPNRVDLGLGRAPGGMPRSTMALQEGKSREVDYGQQVSDLKSYLTDTLPEDHRFPGLRATPIVDTVPELWLLGSSDWSAHMAAYQGTAFMFAQFINGDGGVEAVEAYLERFQPSPLFAKPKASVAIFTVCADTEAQAELIASTLDLSLVMLANGQRSEGTPTIEMAQNYSYSRFELALIKENRRRMIMGDKTSVKQQIEELAKRYHTDEVMLTIRAPEFADRVHSFELIAEAFGLVRNG, from the coding sequence ATGCAACTCAGTATTCTCGACCAGTCACCGATTTCCATCGGCGGCACTGCACGACAAGCCATTCAGGAGACCGTCCGCCTGGCACAAGCGGCGGAGCAGCTTGGGTTTCACCGGTTCTGGGTATCCGAGCACCACGACGCGCCATCGTTGGCGGGGTCGACACCGGAAGTGCTGCTCTCGCACCTCGGCGCCAAGACAAACCGCATCCGGATTGGCTCCGGCGGCGTGATGCTGCCGCACTACAGCGCGTATAAAGTCGCGGAAAACTTTCGAATGCTGGAAGCCCTGTACCCAAACCGCGTCGATCTCGGCCTCGGCCGCGCACCGGGCGGCATGCCGCGTTCGACGATGGCACTGCAGGAGGGCAAATCCCGCGAAGTCGACTACGGACAGCAGGTTTCCGACTTAAAATCCTACCTGACCGACACGCTGCCGGAGGACCACCGCTTCCCCGGCCTGCGTGCCACACCGATTGTCGATACGGTGCCGGAACTGTGGCTGCTGGGCTCCAGTGACTGGAGCGCGCACATGGCCGCTTATCAAGGCACCGCGTTCATGTTCGCCCAGTTTATCAACGGGGACGGCGGCGTCGAGGCGGTTGAAGCGTACCTCGAGCGGTTCCAGCCGTCGCCGCTGTTTGCCAAGCCGAAGGCAAGCGTCGCGATCTTCACGGTCTGCGCCGACACGGAAGCCCAAGCGGAGCTCATCGCCTCCACCCTCGACCTGTCGCTCGTCATGTTGGCCAACGGTCAGCGGTCGGAGGGTACGCCAACCATAGAGATGGCGCAAAATTACTCGTACAGCCGGTTCGAGCTGGCGCTCATCAAGGAGAACCGCAGGCGCATGATTATGGGGGACAAAACCTCCGTCAAACAGCAAATTGAGGAATTGGCCAAACGGTATCACACAGACGAAGTGATGTTGACCATCCGTGCACCAGAATTTGCCGATCGCGTCCATTCCTTTGAACTGATTGCAGAAGCCTTCGGCCTGGTTCGAAACGGTTGA
- a CDS encoding SDR family oxidoreductase, producing the protein MTIQGKVVVVTGASSGIGESTARVLAKAGAKVVLSARRTERLEQTVSEIRAAGGEAVYRTSDVTSKEQMKSLADFAVEQYGRLDVWVNNAGLMPLSYLNKLKIDEWDRMIDVNIKGVLYGMAAAIPIMEKQGGGHIINVSSVAGHRVGLGGAVYSGTKFAVRAITEGLRMELSPTSRIRATIISPGMVETELLQTITDEDAMQALKARAPIQQPLRGEDIANAIAYAIDQPETVSVNEILIRPTEQGS; encoded by the coding sequence ATGACAATCCAAGGAAAAGTAGTCGTAGTTACGGGCGCCAGCAGCGGCATTGGTGAATCCACGGCGCGTGTGCTCGCAAAAGCAGGTGCGAAGGTCGTTCTGTCTGCAAGGCGCACGGAGCGGCTCGAACAAACCGTGAGCGAGATTCGCGCAGCCGGCGGAGAGGCGGTCTACCGGACAAGCGATGTCACGTCCAAGGAACAGATGAAGTCACTGGCGGACTTTGCGGTCGAGCAGTACGGGCGTCTGGATGTGTGGGTGAACAACGCGGGGCTGATGCCCCTGTCGTATTTGAACAAGCTGAAGATTGACGAGTGGGATCGCATGATTGACGTGAACATCAAAGGGGTGCTGTACGGCATGGCGGCTGCGATTCCCATCATGGAGAAGCAAGGCGGGGGTCACATCATCAATGTGTCGTCCGTCGCCGGGCACCGTGTGGGCCTTGGCGGCGCGGTGTACAGCGGAACGAAGTTCGCAGTCCGCGCCATCACGGAAGGCCTGCGCATGGAGTTGTCGCCGACGTCCCGCATTCGCGCCACCATCATCTCGCCGGGGATGGTGGAGACAGAGCTCTTGCAGACCATCACGGACGAAGACGCGATGCAGGCGCTCAAGGCACGGGCCCCCATCCAGCAGCCGCTGCGCGGCGAGGATATCGCGAACGCCATTGCCTATGCCATCGACCAACCGGAAACGGTGTCGGTGAATGAAATTCTCATTCGCCCAACCGAGCAGGGGAGCTGA
- a CDS encoding MDR family MFS transporter — protein MEAKQTRLGLVVTGLLLGIFVSSMDNTIVATATGNIVAHLGGIDKILWITAGYLMTEMSGMPIFGKLSDMYGRKRFYVFGIAVFLLGSILCGTAQNMDQLALYRAIQGVGGGALMPIAFTIIFDVVPPQQMGKFSGMFGAVFGVSSIVGPLLGSYITDHFGWRWVFYINVPAGIVTLILVAFFYHESRRHVRQVIDWFGVVTLVPAIVCLTFSLEFGGNQYAWNSVQIIGGFLAAALLFAAFAVAEAKAKEPIVSFSMFRNRVFAGANFVGVMTGAAFVVAVVYIPIYVQGVRGGSAVNAGLELLPMMLGSSITAPLGGQLASRLSYRAILFPACLVFSFGIYLLTTLTPDSSTLQLMAYMAIVGLGIGPSFSVGGMAAMSEFDARDRGAASSTNSFIRELGMTIGIVILGVLQKNVFQQQLKTQFAGMARVSSSFANMDPRAILLPQTRAQIPGVILSKLVHALSTSVTQTMVWDLIPAILSVVLVFWMGGGRFRQPATQPAQSNTDAG, from the coding sequence GTGGAAGCGAAACAGACCCGGCTTGGCCTCGTGGTGACGGGGTTGCTGCTCGGCATTTTTGTGTCATCCATGGACAATACCATTGTCGCCACGGCGACGGGGAACATCGTCGCGCACCTCGGCGGGATCGACAAAATTTTGTGGATCACGGCTGGCTACCTGATGACGGAGATGTCTGGCATGCCGATTTTCGGGAAGCTCTCCGACATGTACGGCCGCAAACGGTTTTATGTGTTCGGCATCGCTGTTTTCTTGCTGGGGTCCATCCTGTGCGGGACAGCGCAAAACATGGACCAGCTGGCGCTCTACCGTGCGATTCAGGGCGTGGGCGGGGGCGCCCTGATGCCGATTGCCTTCACCATTATTTTTGACGTGGTTCCGCCGCAGCAAATGGGCAAGTTCTCAGGGATGTTCGGCGCGGTGTTCGGGGTGTCCAGCATCGTGGGGCCCTTGCTCGGGTCGTATATCACAGACCACTTCGGCTGGCGGTGGGTGTTTTATATCAATGTGCCAGCTGGCATTGTGACGCTGATTTTGGTGGCCTTCTTCTACCATGAGTCGAGGCGGCATGTGCGCCAAGTCATCGACTGGTTCGGCGTGGTCACGCTCGTCCCGGCCATCGTCTGTTTGACCTTCTCGCTGGAATTCGGCGGCAATCAATACGCCTGGAATTCGGTTCAGATCATCGGAGGGTTCCTTGCGGCGGCGTTGTTGTTCGCGGCGTTTGCCGTTGCGGAGGCAAAGGCGAAAGAACCGATTGTCTCCTTCTCGATGTTCCGCAACCGGGTCTTCGCGGGCGCCAATTTCGTCGGGGTGATGACGGGGGCCGCGTTCGTGGTGGCGGTTGTCTACATTCCCATCTACGTACAGGGCGTACGCGGCGGGTCAGCGGTGAATGCGGGCCTTGAACTGCTGCCGATGATGCTCGGTTCGTCCATCACGGCGCCCCTTGGCGGACAGTTGGCCAGCCGGCTGTCGTACCGTGCGATTTTGTTCCCGGCCTGCCTGGTGTTCAGTTTCGGCATCTATTTGCTGACGACGTTGACCCCGGACAGCAGCACCCTGCAGTTGATGGCCTACATGGCTATCGTCGGGCTCGGCATCGGGCCGTCTTTCTCGGTCGGCGGGATGGCTGCGATGAGTGAGTTTGATGCGCGCGACCGCGGTGCGGCAAGCTCCACCAATTCCTTCATCCGGGAGTTGGGGATGACCATTGGCATTGTCATTCTCGGGGTTTTGCAAAAAAACGTCTTTCAGCAGCAGCTAAAGACGCAGTTTGCGGGGATGGCAAGGGTATCGTCCAGCTTTGCCAACATGGACCCGCGTGCGATTTTGCTGCCTCAAACCCGGGCGCAGATTCCGGGCGTGATTCTCTCGAAACTCGTACACGCGCTGTCCACTTCCGTGACGCAGACGATGGTGTGGGACTTGATTCCGGCAATTCTCTCCGTTGTGCTGGTGTTTTGGATGGGCGGCGGCCGGTTTCGGCAACCAGCCACCCAGCCGGCGCAGTCGAACACGGATGCGGGGTGA
- a CDS encoding polymer-forming cytoskeletal protein, with protein MAHKEDAKPSLRIMGTSVSAGGAYRRVSVMGEATVEGHLHTDTLKVMGEMAVTGNVHAARARVMGTCGVEGTWTGQELALLGDLTVRGDCSLDRFHARGVFIIDGLLSADRVSIHLYGSSRVEEIGGEEIEVRRRRQLAKSAAGHQLRATVIEGDSVVLENTLAKVVRGKNVIVGRGCVIDVVEYQDTFSRRADAVVGECRQL; from the coding sequence GTGGCGCACAAAGAGGATGCAAAACCAAGCCTGCGCATTATGGGCACCAGTGTTTCGGCCGGCGGCGCCTACCGGCGCGTTTCCGTCATGGGTGAGGCGACGGTGGAGGGGCATCTGCACACCGACACGCTGAAGGTGATGGGCGAAATGGCGGTGACGGGGAACGTTCATGCAGCGCGCGCCCGCGTGATGGGGACTTGCGGCGTGGAAGGGACCTGGACGGGACAGGAGCTTGCACTCCTCGGGGACTTGACCGTCCGAGGGGACTGCAGCCTCGACCGGTTTCATGCGCGTGGCGTGTTCATCATCGACGGATTGCTCAGCGCCGACCGCGTCTCGATTCACCTGTACGGCTCCTCGCGTGTCGAAGAAATTGGCGGTGAGGAGATTGAAGTCCGCCGCCGCAGGCAGCTCGCCAAGTCTGCCGCCGGACATCAGCTTCGCGCGACCGTCATCGAGGGAGATTCCGTCGTGTTGGAAAACACGCTTGCCAAGGTTGTCCGGGGCAAAAACGTGATTGTCGGGCGCGGCTGTGTGATTGACGTGGTGGAGTATCAGGACACGTTCTCGCGGCGCGCTGACGCCGTGGTGGGCGAGTGCCGCCAATTGTGA
- a CDS encoding polymer-forming cytoskeletal protein — protein sequence MPEKNERASNIIIHGHGTSIGGVADQVTIHGQGKIKGDLDCTKLTIHGNATLQGMVKAEEIRIHGSGTVFGHVAATWVDVHGHVVVRGDCSAETLKMEGVFTIDGLLNAGQIEIRTHGPSRVQEIGGEVIRVQRARGFLFSKLKQMTVDSIEGDDIHLEAVKAKVVRGNQVTLGNGCEIDLVEYRHRFERQGDAVVHEHRQLGSGG from the coding sequence GTGCCGGAGAAAAACGAGCGAGCGTCAAACATCATCATCCATGGGCACGGAACGAGCATCGGCGGCGTGGCCGACCAGGTGACGATTCACGGACAGGGCAAGATTAAAGGCGATCTCGACTGTACCAAATTGACGATTCATGGGAACGCGACTCTGCAAGGGATGGTGAAGGCGGAGGAAATTCGCATCCACGGGAGCGGCACCGTGTTTGGACATGTTGCGGCGACCTGGGTGGATGTACATGGGCATGTGGTAGTCCGCGGCGACTGCAGTGCAGAGACCTTGAAGATGGAGGGGGTCTTCACGATTGACGGACTGCTGAACGCGGGCCAAATTGAAATTCGCACGCACGGACCCAGCCGGGTTCAGGAAATTGGCGGCGAGGTCATTCGGGTTCAGCGGGCGCGCGGGTTTCTGTTCAGCAAGCTGAAACAGATGACGGTGGACAGTATTGAGGGAGACGACATTCACCTGGAAGCGGTGAAGGCCAAAGTGGTGAGAGGCAATCAGGTGACCCTTGGCAACGGCTGCGAAATCGATCTGGTGGAGTACCGCCATCGGTTCGAGCGGCAGGGAGACGCTGTGGTCCACGAGCACCGGCAGCTCGGGAGCGGGGGGTGA
- a CDS encoding YhbD family protein, translating to MDADLISKKELLELTGISYGQLYRWKRKNLIPEEWFIRKSTFTGQETFFPRDQILARIERIMSMKDDHSLDEIADQFSPTPTIFLSVSELLKRNIVTKPAIDLYLDVVPGAEALSFDEILFTYALDSLLRSGDINLDEGKIALRCLIHCFPAFAGKPCELFFARKLGVATCALLGGAGELAFEPDTKVVAIVHLGTLMEELKLKLL from the coding sequence GTGGACGCAGACCTAATCTCCAAAAAAGAGCTGCTGGAGCTGACAGGCATCTCCTATGGGCAGCTCTATCGGTGGAAGCGAAAAAATTTGATACCGGAGGAATGGTTTATTCGCAAATCCACGTTCACGGGGCAGGAAACCTTTTTTCCGAGAGATCAAATCCTGGCTCGGATTGAACGCATCATGAGCATGAAGGACGACCATTCCCTCGACGAAATTGCCGATCAGTTTTCGCCGACACCGACGATCTTTCTTTCTGTATCGGAGTTGTTAAAACGAAACATTGTTACGAAACCGGCGATCGACCTTTATCTGGACGTCGTGCCGGGTGCCGAGGCACTGTCTTTCGACGAGATTCTGTTCACGTACGCGCTGGATTCTCTCCTGCGCAGCGGCGACATCAACCTGGACGAAGGCAAAATCGCGCTGCGCTGTCTGATCCATTGTTTTCCGGCGTTTGCGGGCAAGCCATGCGAGCTGTTCTTTGCCCGCAAGCTGGGGGTCGCCACCTGCGCGCTGTTGGGCGGAGCGGGCGAGCTCGCGTTTGAACCAGACACGAAAGTCGTCGCGATCGTCCATCTTGGCACGTTGATGGAAGAGCTGAAGTTGAAGCTGCTATAA